The DNA window TGGTGAACTTGATATAGTATTTCCCCACTAAAGATTATCCACAATCACGTTATTGTGAGTTATTTTGTTTATCACAATGCACAGTAATATTGTATATAATCACATTCCGAACCCTAAATTTGAAGTGAACTGACCTCTTTGGCCATGAAGTCCAGGTATGAGATGTAGTCGACCTGGAGAGCAGCCTGACGTGGGCAGGTGTAgctgagaaaacaaagaggaaatgagACGTGAGACAAATGTGTGGTTTCACACGAGGATGTCAGTGTGAAGGTGAACGTCTACCTttccatgtttctctttctctctgactcAATCACTTCCAGCATTTTCTCCGGAGACGGAAGACGATTCAAACCTTGAAGGAAAACAGCAAAGGCATTTtatctgggccccacaactttagaGGGCTTTTTCACAgctaagacctggttttagggtaagaCATTAAGTTGTTAAGACACTTCGTTGTGATGATTAaagtaaggggctagggaatgcatgaacccggctcgcctcgcctcgcctcggcacggcacggcatgcttattttgcttttccattagtgataatACCTGGTACCTGGTCCTTATTTTAGTACCTGCTTTTGCGAGGTTCTAAGCGAGCTGAACTAatgagtgctgtcacaggaagagtcatgagtgcgacgaacaatgccgaactgtagatcagttaaaaagacttcaaaatcctaaaaatgtgggttaatctccaacaattaccatggaaatgtctaaaatctcaacattgaacagtctggtgtatttagcgacatcTCTGCtgaaagtgaagtgaaagtgaCCGTGTCGGACGGTTCTCAcaaccattctgtgaacaaatctctttaatgaactgattctaatgattcattttcacacagaaaacaactgctttgcgaGCCACTCGTTTGTGTGCGTCGcgtgtaaaatgaagtcacagtagtttcatgcagccgtgctgtgatgactccgcccatgctgaggaggtactatgacgTAATGGAAAACCATGGTCCCTACATGGGaacatgtagtggaaacacggcattagatgtgtgtgtgtgtacctgagaAGACCCTAACAGCCCACCGTGCCTGCATCTCCACCACAGGCATGATTGGTCCTTTAGTCTGGAAAAGTCCCATGATGGCGAGTGTCGGGTGTTGCAGAGAAGGTGGAAACACTCTCCTAAAATTTGAAATCAAAACAACCTTATTTGAGCACCCGACCCATTATTAACCAATTATGATTTTGGGTtaaactcattcactcacttgtACAGCGTCAACTCTCCGTGAGTCTCCTCGTACAAAGATGGAGGCAGGAAGGAGAAGTTTATTTTATAACCAGTGCAGAAGATCACAGCGTCGATGTCCTCCTCCACGGTGTCGTCTTCAAATATAACCCCCGATTCCAAAAAGCCTTTCAGGTTGGCCCTCATGATTAGCGCCCCCTGGAGGATTCGTCCGGGAAGATCGTCATTGATCAAAGGCTTTCGCTGCAGAAGTCTGGGGAACGTGATGAAACGAGAACTGCACAAACtggtttgtttcacatttaacgtcacaattattattattattgtacagaTCAGTTTTTTGTCagttcattcattcgttcatttgGCAATGAGTGGTCGTGATCAATTAGTGAGAAACCTGTAATAacaacatgcatttccacagaAAGTGAAGTCATTTTATATCCAttgttgacatgaaaacaatactATAAATGGTAATTATTGATCCTAGTCTCTTGTGGTGATTTAAGGTTTGGTAGGACCTCagacagggttcccacaccttgattgacctcaaattcaaggacctttcaaggactttccagggccaattccctcaaattcaaggaccgaatgtgctgTCGTCCATGGCGTCCAATTTTATTGCTGAGtagcacactctgcatctggacaacaCATTCTTGGAATTATAATTCCTCAGACATCACGTCCTTTGCTCTCTCCCGTcttaacgttactcgctcattgttccgcacggaatctcacgtcaacggcggagagagagagacagtggacagtgtccacaacagtGACGCTGTAACAAACTAAAttaaagcactttcaatgacctaTGTCTGttcaaactttcaaggatttcaaggaccctgcacagaggattttcagatttgaAAGTGGGCCCTGACACAAGTCACCTGTGCGCGGGCTTCAGGCCGTACAGTTGGTGGTCACATCTGTGCCTCAGATGTCTTTCTGCAGCCCAGTTAACCACAGAGAAGGGGAGAAGCTGTGAGAGGATGAGGTTGAACCTGGTGAGGACAGTCATGTCCAGAGGGAGACCGTTGGTAGACATCCTGCCCATCACCCAGGTTCCCTTTCGTGTGCTGAGAAATGTCTATAAGAGAATTCGTTCGTACAGAGgaaattaacattaacattacatttaaaatgaattttaacATGGATACTAATTACATTTCAGATATAAAAGATTTTAAGACACCTTTGTCGCAGATCTACTGATCTCGACTGCAATATCTGCTCCAGAATTGCCGATgccaaccaccaccaccttctTTCCTCTGTAGGCATCAGCGTCTTTATATTCCCAGCTGTGAAAACACCTGCCAGAGAACGTCTCATGACCTGGAGAGACACAGCAAATGTGCCGATATGAAGACAATGTACCCACTCTTGTTCTCGATCAGGGACATGACAGCATAGTTGTTTCATTTACTGACCTGGGAGATCAGACAGGGGTAAGGACGGACGAGTGTATTGACCGGAACACACCAGAACTGCATCAAAGACgtgtctctcttcctccccgTCCTTGTTTATGGTCACCACGTCCCACTGACCACTCACAGAGAAGTCTGGTCTTTGCGTAAGTGTCCTCACTGTTGTCTTAAATGTGATTGTACACGTTAAGGTTTTTGTCTTTGCGTGACATTAGGTAGAAACCTGTGATGACTGACAAAGGAGGAGGAACCTGGAAGTTGATGTATCTGAGCAGGTGGAAGTGCTCAGCATAGAGCCTGTAGTACTGCAGCAGCTGAGAGTGGTGCATGTAGTTTGGATAATCAGCTGGCATGGGAAAGTCACTGAAACACATCATCTCCTTCGAGGTGTTGACCACTAGGGAGCGATAGATGCTGGATCGCTCCGGCTCAAGTGACTCCTgccaaaaaatatttaaataaacatcattAATATGTGCAAACTACCCCTTTTGTTCAttggttatttttatttgtcccacaTTGTAACCCTGTATTCACTAACTTCATTTTATAAGCAATCCTGAAGCttaagtgaaaaataaacacatttttcagacaAACTAATAACATTTTAAGTTTATAATTGTTCATCCTCATACAGTGTTCAACAATATCAGAATGTTGTTGAACTAGCAAAGTGAGTAACATATTTTTCAGTCTGTAGTTTGTctctaaaatacattttgtcttgcttgaagaaaaaaagtgacacgATTGTtcatacagtataaataaaatagatggataaatacaaaaaaaatacaaaaattgaCATTATGTTCTATTTAAGAATATCTAAAACTAGAGCTTAAGACCATGaactcaagaaaatgtttactggcgtaaatcaagtgagaagtaaaaGCTAATTTTTCCCACAGACAGAAAGTTGGTGGTTATTAAATATTCTTCCTTCTTGGCTTCAAATAGAAAATTGGATGACAAAATCCACGATagaaataaatacttttatttatattctatagTAGTTATATTCTACTACAGGGGAATATTACTGTGTTTTCCAAGACAACTTATTTTAAACCTTAGAACACAGATCATTTAGGCTGTTTTAttccattactatattaaaatgtatttgtacaagtaagtcatttttaaaatcagatttgtttGATTGCGCTTActatcacatacacacaaacacagatcaaacttttttaaaggctgacattgtaaaaacatttattctgacACTGTAAGCTTGAAGAAATATGTAACAGTGTCTACAAACCA is part of the Solea senegalensis isolate Sse05_10M unplaced genomic scaffold, IFAPA_SoseM_1 scf7180000013752, whole genome shotgun sequence genome and encodes:
- the LOC122760561 gene encoding flavin-containing monooxygenase 5-like, which translates into the protein MVRRVAVVGGGSSGLACVKTCLDEGLEPVCFESSDDIGGLWRFKESLEPERSSIYRSLVVNTSKEMMCFSDFPMPADYPNYMHHSQLLQYYRLYAEHFHLLRYINFQTTVRTLTQRPDFSVSGQWDVVTINKDGEEERHVFDAVLVCSGQYTRPSLPLSDLPGHETFSGRCFHSWEYKDADAYRGKKVVVVGIGNSGADIAVEISRSATKTFLSTRKGTWVMGRMSTNGLPLDMTVLTRFNLILSQLLPFSVVNWAAERHLRHRCDHQLYGLKPAHRLLQRKPLINDDLPGRILQGALIMRANLKGFLESGVIFEDDTVEEDIDAVIFCTGYKINFSFLPPSLYEETHGELTLYKRVFPPSLQHPTLAIMGLFQTKGPIMPVVEMQARWAVRVFSGLNRLPSPEKMLEVIESERKRNMESYTCPRQAALQVDYISYLDFMAKEVGVRPNLLLLSVTDPVLWLKLLFGPCTPYQYRLSGPGRWGGARHAVLTQWKRVVQPFKTRPAPEPEPGPSVLLSVCLLSIGASVLTALILSKDKLSPVLQRTARYCEEQLVSWTNQTL